gttttcttttaaattaatatttttaaaagttagtcaaataattttttaaatcgtcggataaccgcgcgttagtggatactttgaatgcttaacaccttctcaaagtggaaataaacctcgtacctttttctctgaatttttaagacttaaatctgttagggtcttttaaattaaattttctttatttctttaaaaaaaataagtggcgactcctttttttctaaaattgattttttctctataaagttgaaattaattttaaaccgtcttttttcgacataacaataGGGAAGTTAAAATAGCAAGTTCTCTATTTTTGTCTacttttttatgtatatttattttgtagCTTAAATATATTACTTgataatatttacataatttttaaaattgtcTACTCAATGATATGGATTAacacataatatatattaattaaggCGGTACACATATATTAAATTAGtattattaaaaatgaaaagctctaaaatataaaattgaattataattttaccCCTACACCAAAGTAAAATCTAAACTAACTAGGTAAATAATTCGTCATCCTGAAATTTATCATAGATAAAACTATGAATCTTCTTATTTATGAGCTAAGTTTGAAAAAGGGTACCTCTCAACTTTTTCTTTATCAATGACCAATGGATAAATTGTAGTTTTGTTCGTACTATGTGTCTATTCATCATCAACAAAAGCACCACAAAAAAAGAACTGAGGACAAGTTCCTTGTTTCCTTGTCTTTTCTCAAAGCTTTCCTCTCTTCCTTGGTGGTTAAGTTCTCACCAGTATAGTAAAAATTATTCTGTAgaatatatatgaatagtattaAATTTGGtgtattatatagtaatattgAGATTAATTATACTACGACTATTGGTTTGATGTATTGAGGATAGTTTGTCTTTATCcatgtttatttatatattaatagcTCATGTCATAATTTGTTATCTACTAATATACCCTAAAATACTGATTAAGTGTACATTCATTCGAAAATGAAAGTCTATACAAGTCGTAGGTTTCATGTGAGCTTTCTCAAtcaattttaaagtcatattctCACACTCACTTTAAAGTACAATCATTTGTCTTACTATTGAACAGTCTAAGCAACaccctttatttttttattgcacAATTTATATCCCATGGAAGCTAATTCCTGTAAACAGGAAATGATcttttgaatataataaggTGAATATCTCAGGATTAAGATAtagataaaatttatataacatTTGATTGATGATATATATCATCATTTAAACGTATAAACTTATTCTAGACTTAATTCTAAGATATCTCATTTAAAATAACCACTAAAAGCAAAAACGAATCAAACTCATTCATTAGTTAAATTCATATGTATAGACACTCAACTTTATCAACTACAGTAGAAAAATCAGAACCTTATTCCCCTTTTAAGTTCTTTATAAACTTCACCATAACCACAACCATTTTCACCTCTCAAAGAAACCTTAAAAACCATTTTTTCCCCTACTTAATAGAGTATCAAGAAAATATGGCCTACCAAAACGTCAATGGTTGCATTTCTGATTCAATTGAAATTTTTGATCCAAAACCTCTTGCAGCAGTAGCTTGTGCTGTTCATCCTCCTATTGTTGCATCTTTCAATGATAGAATTCGTCCACTTCTTGATTGTATAGACAAACTCCGACACCTTAACATCATGCAAGAAGGTATCCAGCTTCCAACCATCGTAGTAGTCGGGGATCAATCTTCTGGAAAGTCTAGTGTTCTCGAATCCCTTGCTGGGATCAGTCTTCCTAGAGGACAAGGCATTTGCACCAGGGTACCCCTTGTCATGAGGCTGCAGAATGATCCAAACATCACTGCACCAAATCTTCATTTGGAATACAATAATAAGTCAATCCCTGTTGATGAAATTGGCATTGCAGATGCTATCGTTCTTGCTACTGATGAGATTGCTGGCCATGGTAAGGGCATATCTAACAACCCTTTAACATTAGTAGTTAAAAAAAATGGTGTCCCTGATTTGACCATGGTGGATTTACCTGGCATCACTAGAGTTGCTGTACAAGGACAACCTGAAGACATTTATGAGCAAATTCGTGATattattatgaaatatatagTTCCTGAAGAAAGCATAATCTTGAATGTTTTATCAGCTACGGTTGATTTCCCTACTTGTGAGTCTATTAGGATGTCTCAGAAAGTGGACAAAACAGGGGAAAGGACTCTGGCTGTTGTCACAAAAGCTGATAAAGCCCCTGAAGGGCTGCTTGAAAAGGTTACTGCTGATGAAGTGAATATAGGGCTTGGCTATGTTTGTGTGAGAAATAGAATTGGGAATGAGTCCTATGAAGATGCAAGGAGTGATGAGGGAAGGCTTTTTTCAACTCATCCACTTCTATCCAAGATTGATAAATCGATGGTTAGCATTCCTGTTCTAGCACAAAAGCTGGTGCGTATTCAAGCAAGCATTATTTCAAAATGCTTGCCTGAAATTGTGAGGAAGATCAATGACAGACTTGCTGCAAATCTTGCTGAACTCAACAGGCTTCCTCAACATCTAACTTCTGTGCCTGAAGCTCTGACGGCATTTATGCGCATTCTGAATTCATCAAAGGATTCATTAAAGAAAATTCTTCTAAGTGGGGAGTTTGATGAGTACCCTGATGAAAAAGAAATGCACTCTGCAGCTAGATTGGTTGAAATGCTTGATCAATACTCTAAAGAAATACATTCCAAGAATTTTGGGGAAATGGAGGGATTCTTGATGGAAGAGATCATGGTTTTACAGGAAACGAAAGGGATTGGATTGCCAAACTTCCTTCCTCGAGCTGTTTTCCTTAATGTTTTGCAGAGAAAAGTGAAGGGAATTGCTTCCTCTCCAGAGGATTTTGTGGGGAAACTGTGGAATTACTTGGAGAGAGTTGTTATCAAAGTTTTGATGTACCATTGTGAGAACTATCCACAGCTTCAGTCTTCTACTAGAAGAGCAGCCCAAAACTTGATTGCCAAGAAGAAGAATGAATCAGTTGATTGGGTAAGGGGAATCATTGGGATGGAAAAGCTGACTGATTACACTTGTAATCCTGATTATTTTGCTACGTATAGTAAGTTCATGGCTCAACAGGACATGTTCATGGAGATTATGAATGATCGTTGGAAGTATTCCGTGATAAACCTTGAAGGTGTAGGAGAAATCGAGGTTGGTCATTTGAGAGAGCATCTAGATGTGGTGCAACAGGCTTTCGATTTGAAGATGAGAATGATGGCCTATTGGAAAATTGTGCTAATGAGGCTGGTGGATTCTATGGCCTTGCACATAATGTTCAGCATTCGAAACATGATTAATAAGGAGATGGAAGACGAGATCATTCTAGATCTGATGGCACCTCATGGTGGTGGTATTGAAAGAATGCTTGATGAATCGCCATTGGTTGCTGAGAAACGCAATAGGCTCAAAAATAGTGTCAGGTTGCTCAAGGAGTCCAAAGAGGTGGTGGCCAATATCATGGACAGGATTTCACTTCATGATGATCATGAAAGTGCCTAGATTAATATGTGGTACTAATGAGCAGGGCACTCCTTGTCCATTCAGCCAATCTTCCTAATATCTAGTTTATCTCCTAATATCCAACTACCAAAGTAGATTAGTACTATGTTTTGGTTTCACAAAATGTCTGTAGGCTCCTGGAGAAGTATCGCAGACGAGCACGCTAATGAGGCCCTGAGCCGGAGAGATGAAGATGGGAAGGTCAGAATATGAATCGGAGTTTGCAGAAGGGGACAAGCTAATATTAAGTAGTTTAGTTGTGGAATTCCTACAGTAGGAATTGAAGTGTCTGTGCCCTTGCTTGTATGTAGTTCTTGACTTTCTAGTTATCAGTTAAATGCAAATCATGTTTATTTGTCTTATTGCCCTAATTGAACGAACTTGAAATCGTTCTGCTTTTGTAGTTTTCTGAGGAATTCCTATTAAATTTACCATAAATGCCTCAATATAGTGACATGTTTATCAAGGAAATTTATGCTGGTGTTCACTTGAGAAGTGGTTCAAAACAAATTTCAACTGTCAGTGACTCGGTGCATatagataaaattatttcaGCAGTAGAAAATCAAAACATAAGGCTTGAATACTATTGTTTCTACGGGAAATACATATCTGACGATACTCACTTTTTTCATCACGGAGTGTTAAACACAAGTGTGGAGTCAACTGCAATTTCAAATCACTATgatgcatttttatttatttatttgaagatAACTTTCTTATGAGTAGCTGAGAACAAGGCTCTTACTGATATCTTAATGATCATGTAAGAGATGTATTTTCACCTTTGATAGCTAGCGCCGTTTGTCCCATACCGTTTGTGGAGCTTCTTTAATCTTAATTTTAATCGTATTGTCTCTTGACTGCAAGACGACGTGAATTGGTTGTGGACCATTCACTGGGTGGGCCAGGACCCAGGAAAGTCCCCGGGCCATTTCTACAAAGATGCAGGTTCGGTAACGAATTAGCTTAACGAGCTTAAGGAGTTTAATGCCCACTTAAAATGGTCTTTGGGCTGAGACGAGGTGGAGCTTATGGACTTCTGCTCGGGAGTGATATCGGCTAATTTTGAACAGTTATTCACGTGGCCCAGTTAAAACTGGGCTAACTGAATAGGGCTTATGCTCTTGCagtcttctctttttcttttgattggTCAAAGTTGTGGTGATTAGTTCATCTGACCTCAGGACTACGAGGCTGGGAACATCTTAGTAGTCAGGATAAGTCCAAACTATAGCCCTTTCAAAGATTTTGGGTTAATACTGTTGGATTTTAAAagtttgaatgaaaaataaaatgttgtgattttttcaaaaagttataatttttttaagaaaaaattatttgattgagtgctttttaaaaattaattactgattttagaaatattttttatttattaccatttatagcaatatatagcaatattatgataaatctacatttatattaaaagtaaattatgcatacaatataaatgtattataagtgttttaaaatatatattatgtttgtatagtaagaaactgacataatgtattataagtctcttaaaatatgtaataaatgtattatctatctataaaacttgtattatatatgttttataaatagttctctgcaatatgtatttaaaatgtattataaatgtattataagtgttcagtgaatttttttttattgctataaatgataaatattttttaatattgtatatttatgtaagttttccttCTTTTAAAGAGTTGTGACTTTTGTGAAAGATTGTGATTTTTGTGAAAGATTGTGTCTGTTCCGATAAGCTACAATAACACTTGTTCACACTACCATTTATTGtttataaatagaggattttcctttcatttttaaatataaaatttcttcttcttctgcatatacttttctttcaaacaaagttgagtctttgtgtgattttgttgctgaCTTTTGAGTTCGttgaaattattaaaatttgaggtaccgctacttctttaataatttatccattttatcttggaaaaaaataatccataacctcgggtatagtgaggggattaaattccttaaagACACATAGTGAATTCTGTGGATTcggatactattttttattttcatctttattatttcagGTTTGCTAACCTTAATACAGGAGGAGTAACaagcttaaggaatttaatatttttttcctgaGATTTTTGGATTGGGGCACCACAGCTCTTAAAAGTCATTACCATGGTATTTATGGGAGAAGAAGCCTCTGGCCTTCAGACTTCACCAGATTCAGCTAGAGTAAGAGTACCAACAGTTGCAAGATCTAAAAACGCTGATCATAGAGTACATCAGTCCACAAAATGCAGCAGATATGAGTCGACTATAGCCAAAAGTAGCATGTAAGCGACAAGATAGCTAAATATATTGGAAGAATGATGCAGGCATTAACATACACCAAATGCAGTGACCTCAAAATTCACCACGAAAAGCAACATAGCAAAATCTAGTACAGAATAAATGACCTACAGACAGTCCTTCATGCTCTCTTCATAGTAGCATATAAGCCTCTAGCAACTCATTAGAATGTACCACTTACTTGAAAGTTGAATGCTGTATGGTTCCACTTAATTAGTTTAGAAAAGTCCCACACTGTGTACTGCTTTTGCTTCTTTTTAATAGCGTTGTGTCACAGACTTAGATTTCcactaagacttccgtgcggcacttgacaacttactcacgaatctttcacgatcttgtaagctcaagtaagcctttaagactagatcgctaaggaaATGCTAGATtgcaagaaagacaagagagcttttatgaagaaggcttttgtattgctttggaagaatgcttgattgcttgattTCTGGATGGTTTACAAATGAATGGCCCCtcttctatttatactactcctaaggggcttaagtgtaaataaaaattactatacaagtccttccatatttacaaaaaagtccctactctagaactctccacacactctagagaattccaagacttctctacaagtttctacaagaatctagagtcttccactaacctctccaagactctaggttcttctaccttcttctagaattctcttggacattctagagccttctattaacctctctAAGACTCTAGGTTCCTCTACCTtcttctagaattctcttggacattctagagccttctattaacctctccaagactttAGATCTTTCCTCcgtcttcatgatcaagtggcgggtcatgacaGTTGTCAGCACATACATAGCATCTTGACTGCAAGACGATGTGAATGGGTCGAGGTCCGCTCCCTAAGTGGGCTAAGGCCTAGGAAAGTCCCCGGGCCATTTCTGCAGAGATGCAGGTTCGGTAACGAATTAGCTTCACGGGCTTAAGGAGTTTGAAGCCCACTTAAAAATGTGCTTGGGCTGAGACGAGGTGGAGACTATATGGACTTCTGCTCGGAAGTGATATTGGCCAATTCTAACAGTTATTCACGTGGCCCAGTTTAAACTGGGCTAACTGAACGGGGCTTATGTTCTTGCAGTCTTCTCTTTtattaacaatataaattttagtagTTTAGGGTATAATTACGtgtctttaatttaatttttgaaattatatttcatACTATATTTATTTCGCTAGATGTATCGCGCTAATTTAGGAGTAAATCGCGCTAGTCAATGACTCATGAGGATATGTCCTATCCTTTATCccctaaaaaaaaatcaaaattcttCTCGTTATTTTGAGCATCAGCAATAAATGCATCTTTACTACCACATTGTTTCGCCAGATATATGTATTTGACATTTTTACTTCGCCAAATCTTAAAATTCGAATGTATAGTACTTTATTTTCATTCAAATGTTGGTGAATAACTAAAGAAGATGGGAAGAGGGAGAAGGGGAAGAGAAATTGGGCTTATTGAGACTTTGAGAGTGAGAGGCATAATCTAGGGGGTGATTAGATGGGTAGATAGATACATAGGGGATCCATTTTAGGCTTATTTTGAAGAAGTGATGTATCTCACTATAAATTTGGTACAAAGTTAttaaatagtaaaataatatataattgttcAGACATacatttaattagtataaaatgtATGAATGTTTGAGTAAGTAAGTAGTTTTTCCTATGTCACCTACGCTGTCCATTTGGCGTATGGATTTGGCCCACTTTCTTAATGTTTTGTCAATTTAATTTCATCATTTTCCCTTTTCAAACAAATATGTATAACACATATATCATTATTTAAACACCGTATCATTTATACTGTATAATATATTGACATATTCTCGTAGCACTTGATTAGATCGTgggaataaaatttgaaatgaaaaatttcaagaaacttGGGCTTAGCATAAATTGAtgtgttgaaatttatttttatattttttttagtgcatgaattaattaattacgaAATCTTATCAATTCACGTTTAAAAGACGAATTTggttaaaaggaaaaaaaaaaattattcttggaaatatatatgtatattttaatttagtacATCCATATTTAAATTGTACTAGCACTCATCATCCTGCAATTTATCATCGATAAAATTATGAATCTTGTCACTTATGAGCCAAGTTTGAAAGAAAGGTACCTctcaactttatttttcttccaATGATCAATGGATAAATTGTAGTTGCTTGCCATAAAACTTTTGTTCGTACTATGTGTCTATTCATCATCAAACAAAGGCAccacaaaaacaaaaa
This region of Solanum dulcamara chromosome 9, daSolDulc1.2, whole genome shotgun sequence genomic DNA includes:
- the LOC129904057 gene encoding dynamin-related protein 4C-like encodes the protein MAYQNVNGCISDSIEIFDPKPLAAVACAVHPPIVASFNDRIRPLLDCIDKLRHLNIMQEGIQLPTIVVVGDQSSGKSSVLESLAGISLPRGQGICTRVPLVMRLQNDPNITAPNLHLEYNNKSIPVDEIGIADAIVLATDEIAGHGKGISNNPLTLVVKKNGVPDLTMVDLPGITRVAVQGQPEDIYEQIRDIIMKYIVPEESIILNVLSATVDFPTCESIRMSQKVDKTGERTLAVVTKADKAPEGLLEKVTADEVNIGLGYVCVRNRIGNESYEDARSDEGRLFSTHPLLSKIDKSMVSIPVLAQKLVRIQASIISKCLPEIVRKINDRLAANLAELNRLPQHLTSVPEALTAFMRILNSSKDSLKKILLSGEFDEYPDEKEMHSAARLVEMLDQYSKEIHSKNFGEMEGFLMEEIMVLQETKGIGLPNFLPRAVFLNVLQRKVKGIASSPEDFVGKLWNYLERVVIKVLMYHCENYPQLQSSTRRAAQNLIAKKKNESVDWVRGIIGMEKLTDYTCNPDYFATYSKFMAQQDMFMEIMNDRWKYSVINLEGVGEIEVGHLREHLDVVQQAFDLKMRMMAYWKIVLMRLVDSMALHIMFSIRNMINKEMEDEIILDLMAPHGGGIERMLDESPLVAEKRNRLKNSVRLLKESKEVVANIMDRISLHDDHESA